A window of Argopecten irradians isolate NY chromosome 1, Ai_NY, whole genome shotgun sequence contains these coding sequences:
- the LOC138321534 gene encoding uncharacterized protein: MLSKRGCTRLISFLITFICTRINGQQLDNLRGPWRLVFKVHRSDYMTGYASAAEFLTTPGGSSETDVSVMTDLYSTGIKYRSTILDDWGTTRTISAVRLAVWDNDVEMAYFTFNTMGKSLSNWMDCNNIIDSSYTDIFSESIETCQVSNSGRNFIIQRGYGGCDQDNGWLVVKDTDATGGCSWDYAYSYVTILFAPGSTYTTWQDSLSYADAVTLSVMEWHMVFKGIEGVTPSAGSLQSSWEGDTVENDDVSAVKTLTTSPSSHFKDGLAEIWTEDFTLIEQVKYAFFNDGQETAYVVFNAMDSTKTSFFSAANIIASNYSDLTTSSPLYCSITGDTVRQFAVTDVHGGCTADYHWMLVMDVGATSKPCGFDQDVTTRPYFLYSNGTTSVVPDSAASTWNSAEFPSANVMGLFVKGWFPVMKVAYGQSTSPASSIYYLWISSYSSYNINEFDSRAYSFSAGTPSYRSRIVQNWTSYYISAVRISMIKNGVEVAFFVFDAHASSRTDWMSCSDRLLYSSYSDINRGSTHNYCSVSGSSTYGRRFFIESSYGGCDGDIGWIVVAESGGTCDWETSYTYPYALYSDAGNTMEVNSGMALADVFVVSVAFEDFCSLTPCQNGATCYERGVRFECVCAGDYYGIVCDNRDANWQEWGAWSSCSVTCHNQGTRTRTRSCDGTSAGSGSTCSGSSSESEVCDPDSEVCPLYSSGTLTKGNSYTMTCPATFDIYTQSAYYGRSSSYSDCQDTSALSRVMSACDGSVSCTVTFSDSLFSGYTSSNCDDCILSSSCTSSYISGYATFKCGRDGGVSTWQPWSLCSVTCGGGTRTRSRTCDNPLPIDPGTGCSETLDDSKDCFTNACPTCGEHASGYRDFQPANMTSYNDSSTGVAFLLTNTWWEIICCEVLEAIEFMPLHEGTITFIVWRSSGGSYTVVSTASYAVTAEEANGTMAVNYTFPLGERMNTHTGDNVGWYTSGPNMIPFITCTGEEACPNATKKAPFASEPAAGDSFAWGSHGSVETLTDRAYAIKFYTNQNTAPYVNQTEFSAFVKDHEPIGTHAIDYSIYTDEIGDPLTHSISHPQDFFELNATYDPTRLFLQVKRKLPKDYNVYTIQLTSRDTCSISTTTTYTITTYNAPPVYLNLPTELTLAEDVSDQRLIWQIDVYDPSDNDSICCTLAKVEPASFNFEMIFTNDSYNIFLTASVAFDYKEISDFYKLRVCCSDETGTSMSFIDIDITNVVAETAYVPPTWFFLALVCSLIPIMITFVIACFVLFFTMFCNPELNYIIVYDD; the protein is encoded by the exons ATGCTGTCTAAAAGAGGATGTACTCGACTCATCTCATTCCTCATCACATTCATCTGCACAAGGATAAATG GGCAGCAGCTTGATAATCTGAGAGGCC CCTGGCGACTGGTGTTTAAAGTTCACCGTTCTGACTATATGACTGGGTATGCTAGCGCGGCGGAGTTTCTTACCACACCCGGAGGGTCCTCGGAGACAGATGTGTCTGTAATGACTGACCTTTATTCCACCGGTATCAAGTACAGATCGACTATATTGGATGATTGGGGCACTACCAGAACTATCTCCGCA GTACGTCTAGCTGTTTGGGATAATGATGTAGAGATGGCCTACTTCACGTTTAACACAATGGGAAAATCTCTATCGAATTGGATGGATTGTAATAACATCATCGACTCCAGTTATACAGATATCTTTTCAGAGAGTATAGAAACTTGTCAAGTATC GAACAGCGGACGAAATTTCATAATACAGAGAGGATATGGGGGATGTGACCAAGATAATGGCTGGTTGGTTGTCAAGGACACGGATGCTACAGGCGGGTGTTCATGGGATTACGCCTATAGTTATGTCACAATCTTGTTTGCCCCAGGCTCGACTTACACAACTTGGCAAG ATTCCTTAAGTTACGCTGATGCCGTGACCTTGTCCGTTATGG AGTGGCACATGGTCTTTAAGGGAATAGAGGGGGTGACACCGAGTGCTGGGTCACTCCAGAGTTCATGGGAGGGGGATACTGTTGAAAATGATGACGTGAGTGCCGTAAAAACCCTAACAACTTCCCCAAGTAGTCACTTCAAGGACGGACTGGCAGAAATCTGGACGGAGGATTTTACTCTCATTGAACAG GTGAAGTATGCATTCTTCAATGACGGACAGGAGACAGCCTATGTTGTTTTCAATGCAATGGATTCTACAAAAACGTCCTTCTTCTCAGCCGCAAATATAATTGCTAGCAATTACAGCGATTTGACGACATCCTCTCCTCTCTACTGCAGTATCACCGG AGATACCGTCCGCCAGTTCGCGGTGACGGACGTCCATGGCGGATGTACGGCAGATTATCATTGGATGTTGGTAATGGATGTCGGAGCCACTAGTAAGCCATGCGGATTCGATCAGGACGTCACCACAAGGCCGTACTTCCTGTACAGTAATGGCACCACCAGTGTGGTTCCGGACTCAG CGGCATCAACATGGAATAGTGCTGAATTTCCCTCTGCTAATGTAATGGGATTGTTCGTGAAAG gatGGTTTCCTGTGATGAAGGTAGCCTATGGTCAGTCTACGTCCCCTGCCAGTAGCATATATTACCTGTGGATATCATCATACAGCTCATACAACATCAACGAATTCGATTCCCGCGCTTATTCGTTCAGTGCGGGGACCCCGAGCTATAGGTCAAGGATCGTTCAAAATTGGACTAGCTACTATATAAGTGCG GTAAGGATATCAATGATAAAGAATGGAGTGGAAGTTGCATTTTTCGTGTTTGATGCCCATGCATCATCCCGAACAGACTGGATGTCGTGTTCCGATAGGCTGCTATATAGTAGTTATAGCGACATTAACCGCGGCAGTACCCATAACTATTGTTCTGTCAGTGG TTCTTCCACGTATGGTCGGAGATTCTTCATAGAATCCTCGTACGGTGGGTGTGACGGAGACATTGGCTGGATTGTCGTAGCGGAGAGTGGGGGGACGTGTGACTGGGAGACATCTTATACTTACCCGTACGCATTGTACAGTGACGCTGGCAACACAATGGAAGTAAACTCTG GTATGGCCCTTGCGGACGTCTTTGTCGTTTCCGTAG CGTTCGAGGACTTCTGTAGTCTGACTCCATGTCAGAACGGAGCCACGTGTTATGAAAGAGGGGTTCGCTTTGAGTGTGTGTGCGCTGGGGACTATTATGGAATAGTATGCGACAACC GTGATGCTAACTGGCAGGAGTGGGGAGCGTGGTCATCATGCAGTGTTACGTGTCACAACCAGGGGACGAGAACTCGCACAAGGTCATGTGATGGTACTTCTGCCGGATCTGGATCTACGTGCTCCGGAAGTTCCTCTGAAAGTGAAGTCTGTGATCCTGATTCTGAAGTTTGTCCAT TATATTCAAGTGGTACTCTCACGAAAGGTAACAGCTACACGATGACTTGCCCTgctacatttgatatatatacacagtcgGCTTATTACGGACGATCCAGTAGTTACTCGGACTGCCAAGACACATCGGCTCTCTCCCGTGTAATGTCCGCGTGTGATGGCAGCGTGTCGTGCACTGTCACCTTTAGCGATTCCCTGTTCTCTGGATACACCAGCTCCAACTGCGACGACTGTATACTCAGCTCTTCCTGCACTAGTTCCTACATAAGTGGCTACGCTACGTTTAAATGTGGTC GGGATGGAGGTGTGAGTACTTGGCAGCCCTGGTCACTCTGCTCTGTGACATGTGGTGGGGGCACTCGGACCAGAAGTCGCACCTGTGATAATCCATTGCCGATAGATCCCGGTACAGGCTGTTCGGAGACTCTCGACGACAGTAAAGATTGTTTTACCAACGCATGCCCAA CTTGTGGGGAACATGCATCTGGGTACAGGGATTTCCAACCAGcaaatatgacgtcatataacGATTCATCTACTG GAGTTGCTTTTTTGTTAACCAATACCTGGTGGGAGATTATCTGTTGTGAGGTGTTGGAAGCTATCGAATTCATGCCATTGCATGAGGGAACCATAACGTTTATTGTATGGAGGAGTTCCGGCGGCTCGTACACTGTGGTTTCGACAGCATCCTACGCCGTAACAG CTGAAGAGGCCAATGGGACGATGGCAGTGAATTACACATTTCCCCTGGGGGAGCGGATGAATACCCATACTGGTGACAATGTGGGATG GTATACTTCTGGACCCAATATGATACCATTTATTACCTGCACGGGTGAGGAAGCGTGTCCAAATGCAACCAAGAAAGCACCGTTTGCGTCAGAACCCGCTGCTGGGGATTCGTTTGCCTGGGGCTCCCATGGAAGCGTGGAAACCTTAACAGACAGGGCTTACGCCATCAAATTTTACACGAACCAAA ATACAGCACCATACGTAAATCAAACGGAATTTTCAGCGTTCGTTAAGGATCATGAACCGATAGGTACACATGCTATAGACTATAGCATATATACCGATGAAATAGGTGACCCACTCACTCATTCTATAAGCCACCCACAGGACTTCTTCGAACTTAACGCAACTTACGATCCAA CACGATTGTTCCTGCAAGTAAAGCGGAAATTGCCGAAAGATTACAATGTTTATACTATTCAATTGACGTCACGAGATACCTGTAGTATATCGACTACTACAACTTACACCATTACAACatataatgcg CCTCCTGTATACCTAAATCTGCCGACGGAGCTAACGCTTGCTGAGGATGTTTCAGACCAACGCCTAATATGGCAAATAGATGTTTACGATCCGTCTGACAACGACTCTATCTGTTGTACACTGGCAAAAGTGGAGCCCGCTTCTTTCAACTTCGAGATGATTTTTACCAACGACT CATACAACATTTTCCTGACCGCTAGTGTTGCCTTTGACTATAAAGAGATAAGCGATTTCTATAAGTTAAGGGTATGTTGTTCTGATGAGACCGGTACATCAATGAGCTTCATCGACATCGACATTACTAACGTCGTTGCTGAGACCGCATACGTTCCACCAA CATGGTTCTTCCTCGCTCTCGTATGCAGCCTAATTCCAATCATGATTACCTTTGTTATTGCCTGTTTTGTTCTCTTCTTTACCATGTTCTGTAATCCGGAATTGAATTACATCATCGTGTATGACGATTAa